GACCTGCCCCAAATAGCGGAGATGGACCTCAACCCGGTGCGGGTTTACGAGCGGGGCCTCCTGGTGCTGGACGCCCGCGTGCGCGTGGCGCCAGTCCAGCCGCCATCTCTCCTCGCCCGGCGATAGCCGCCTAACGGCCCCCGGCCAGCGCCACCGTCACAGTGAAGGCGGCATCCTCGATGGCCTCCAGGTCGTGGGCCACCCCGGGGCCGATGGACGCTAGGTCGCCCGGGCCGAGCTCCGCCTCGTTGCCGCCCGCCCGCAGCCGCACCTTGCCCTCCAGCACGTGCACCAGGGTGACGCCGGCGGTGTCGTGTTCGGCGATGTGGCCGCCGGCGCGGAGCAGGGTCAGGACCACGCTCAGGTTTTCCTGCTTCACCAGGGGCAGGCCCCGCCGCTGCTGCGTCGGGCCCAGGGCCTGCCGGAGCTCGGCCAGGTGCTGGGGGAGGTGAAACAGCAGGAGGTCGCCGCGCAGCGCATGTTCCTTCAGGTATTCGGGCACATGCTCTTCGGCCATCAGCGCTCCCTCCGTCACCCATAGGGGTGGAATGTCGTCGGGGCTCGCCCGACATGTGCATTCTACCAGCAACGGCTCCCACGGGCGGGGCGGGGTCTCGGCTTCATCTTCGGGGTCGCGGACGCCGCAGCCATTTGTGCAGCTCCACGACAACGACGATGCTGGCGGCCACGGCGACCATCTTTGTCCATGTCTCGGGCCCCAGGGGCGTCAGGCGCAGGATGAACTGCGTCGGTGGGAAATACATGGCGCCAATGTGCATTGCCAGGGCCAGCGCCACGGCGAACAGCAGGAAGCGGTTGGAGAAGGGGCTTCTGCGGAATGCCGAGACGCGCTCGGAGCGGGCGTTGCCCACGTGCAAATTGGAGAAGATGGTCAGGGTGGTGAGGGCCACCGTCCGTGCTTTCTCCAGGGAACCCGAGTCCTCCATCTCCCAGTGGAACATTAACAGCGTCCCTGCCGCCATGACCACGGCCGACAGGGCCAACCGTTCCCAGAGCAGCCGCGAAAGGATTCCCTCGTCGCGGCGGCGGGGCGGGCGCCTGAGCACGTCCTCCTCCCCCGGCTCGAAGGCCATGGCCACATCCTGGAACCCGTCCACCACCATGTTCAGCCACAGGATCTGGGCCGGCAGCAACAAAGGGGGCCAGCGCAGCACCAGCGAGGCCAGCAACGCCAGCACGGCGGCCAGGCCCGCCGACAACAGGTAGAAGGTCGCCTTGCGCAGGTTGTCGAAGGTGATGCGCCCCTCTTCCACGGCGGCGTAGATGCTCACGA
The genomic region above belongs to Dehalococcoidia bacterium and contains:
- a CDS encoding cupin domain-containing protein, with the protein product MAEEHVPEYLKEHALRGDLLLFHLPQHLAELRQALGPTQQRRGLPLVKQENLSVVLTLLRAGGHIAEHDTAGVTLVHVLEGKVRLRAGGNEAELGPGDLASIGPGVAHDLEAIEDAAFTVTVALAGGR